The Methanobacterium sp. genome includes the window TTTCATTCACTTAACCACCTGAAAATAGATAATCTTATAATAACTGTTTAATAACTTGTAAAGGTAAATTAATGTTTTTATGATTCTAAATTTATAGTTACTACCCGTTATATATGAGAATTTTCATTAACCTGAAAAAATATTCAATTTCAAATCCCCAAAACAATGTTCTTTAATATTTAAAAATAAAAAAGAAAAGTTCCTGATTAAGAATGTGCAGGAACACTTAATAGCGGAGCAATTAGTGCAGGTACAGGATTTGTTGGCACGGGTGTAAACAATGGCTCTCCAAACTTGGCTTTACCAAAGTTACCAATTATTTCTTGCCCTTCTGGTGAAAGCATGAAGTTTACAAAATTATTTCCTGCTTCTACATTGGTTCTTGGATGTTTCTGTGGATTGATGGGTATTGCTGTATAAACATTCAGTAAGTCTCTTCCTGTTGTTACTAAAGGTACAAGCTTTATTTTACCCTCCTTAGAAAATGACAGGAATGTCCCTGAATCAGATATTGTGTAAGCATTTTTCTCATTGGCAATTATTAATGTATCTCCCATTCCTTTACCACTTTCTATATACCATGGACCTTTGGTTTTATTAATGTCTATTCCGCTGGTATTCCATATTTTCTTTTCCCTTGCATGTGTACCTGAATCGTCACCACGGGATACGAATTCAACCTGAGGATTTGTTTTTCCTTCTTCAGCTATTTTTTTGAACGCTTCTGTAGCATTCAAACCTTTAATACCTGCAGGGTCATCGGCAGGGCCTACAATCCAGAAGTAGTTGAAAGCAAATTCAGTACGGTTTGTACCGAAACCTTCGTTAACAAATTTTGTTTCCCTTGCTTTATCGTGGACAAGCATAAGATCTACGTCGCCCCTTTCACCGTACTGTATGGCTATACCGGTTCCTCCAGAAACGACATGAACATCTACTCCAGGATATTTTCTCTCAAATGCTGCTTCTAACTCTTTTAATAGTCCTGTATCTTCTAAGCTTGTAGTTGTTGAGATCCTAAGCTTTGATTTATCTGGACCAGTAACTGTTGTGTAAGCATAAACACCTACAGCGGCAATAACTACGATAACTGCTGCAATAATT containing:
- a CDS encoding substrate-binding domain-containing protein, which encodes MNNKTIAIIAAVIVVIAAVGVYAYTTVTGPDKSKLRISTTTSLEDTGLLKELEAAFERKYPGVDVHVVSGGTGIAIQYGERGDVDLMLVHDKARETKFVNEGFGTNRTEFAFNYFWIVGPADDPAGIKGLNATEAFKKIAEEGKTNPQVEFVSRGDDSGTHAREKKIWNTSGIDINKTKGPWYIESGKGMGDTLIIANEKNAYTISDSGTFLSFSKEGKIKLVPLVTTGRDLLNVYTAIPINPQKHPRTNVEAGNNFVNFMLSPEGQEIIGNFGKAKFGEPLFTPVPTNPVPALIAPLLSVPAHS